A window of the Cryptosporidium parvum Iowa II chromosome 7, whole genome shotgun sequence genome harbors these coding sequences:
- a CDS encoding Prp16p pre-mRNA splicing factor. HrpA family SFII helicase, producing the protein MLPDGRGQIKGGGRDGGQGRVWRGRSRYSVNEQTWNREGSSLTDYRRESKFHEKEQQSQPPQEYFQQDRIWYDSYEDGGSASLNDHLGFESGLLLYGEGALGTHRNQTESMQGLGKPFKRKRISQKKIQGNIDNERWELSRLGGSGIGLGSEIIERKETLFLNDLEFDEKNNKKIHIIVDRTYPKFLKSWELNTIKSQLESFKGDPETENDEVNTIKDKTSDIAKLARTGSSILKTLRLKENKVKMRQRFWELQNSKIGALISSDKSHSIEENSIYSQDGPKEGKYDNSKQSFGDLFRKSKDISENDSRQRMLMTRRSLPVYKVRDSLIKLIGEHMVVVVVGETGSGKTTQLTQYLHEFGYSKRGIIGCTQPRRVAAVSVAQRVADEMNVDLGKEVGYTIRFEDFTSKSTVIKYMTDGVLMRESLSDPELERYSAIIMDEAHERSLNTDVLFGIFRSVLSNRRDFRLIVTSATMDSEKLSSFFGNAPIFNIPGRTFPVEIEYLRYFPDDYIDAAVRQCLKIHCTNPLSLLENKDNSDEKQKKDGDILIFMTGQEDIEATCILISEKLENLMIDGADPLMILPIYSQLPSDLQAKIFKPSPYRKVIVATNIAETSLTLDGIRYVIDCGLCKVKVYNPKIGMDSLQITPISQANALQRSGRAGRVSSGICYRMYTEQTFLADMLPNSVPEIQRTNLSNVVLLLKSLGSEDVFSFPFIDPPSSSSISTSLYQLWSLGALDDNGSLTDLGRQMARFPLDPPLSKVLLTANKLDCLIEAIVVVAMLTVPSIFYRPKDRLEEADASREKFSIPESDHLTLLNIFIQWKRHGSNVRWSERHFLHQKALMRVEEVFNQIVEIYSNIMSMETMPRIDWKPNPLCWDNLRKAFCSGYFHNSAKIRAIGQYVNLSTSVPTYIHPSSSLFLSGVNPDYLIYHEVIITSKEYMNAVSAIEPEWLNFYAPHIFKLNINDSNKEDLLSLNDSSQINDQKPDLEEPENLMNVFRENDLKVDVQSLSAFENSQQEVFERPSRKIRSKNNKHALSFSFGE; encoded by the coding sequence ATGTTACCTGATGGGAGAGGCCAAATAAAAGGAGGAGGAAGGGATGGAGGCCAAGGAAGAGTATGGAGAGGTAGAAGTAGGTATAGCGTGAATGAGCAGACTTGGAATCGTGAAGGATCCTCTCTAACAGATTATAGAAGAGAATCAAAGTTTCATGAAAAGGAGCAACAGAGTCAACCACCTCAAGAATATTTCCAACAGGATAGAATTTGGTACGACTCTTATGAGGATGGAGGTTCTGCTTCTCTAAATGACCACCTTGGGTTTGAATCTGGACTACTATTATATGGAGAAGGAGCTCTTGGAACTCATAGGAATCAAACAGAAAGTATGCAAGGACTAGGAAAGCCTTTTAAACGAAAAAGGATCagccaaaaaaaaattcaaggTAATATTGACAATGAAAGGTGGGAACTAAGTAGACTTGGAGGGTCAGGGATTGGCTTGGGCtctgaaattattgaaagaaaGGAAACcttatttttgaatgatttGGAGTTTgatgaaaagaataataagaaGATCCACATTATTGTAGATAGGACTTACCCAAAATTTCTTAAATCTTGGGAATTAAATACCATCAAATCTCAATTGGAATCTTTCAAAGGAGATCCAGAAAcagaaaatgatgaagTTAATACTATTAAGGATAAAACTAGTGATATCGCAAAGTTGGCTAGAACTGGAAGTTCTATTTTAAAGACTTTAAGATTGAAAGAAAACAAAGTTAAAATGAGACAAAGATTCTGGGAATTGCAAAACTCTAAAATTGGAGCACTCATTTCCTCAGATAAATCCCATTCTATAGAGGAGAACTCTATTTATTCCCAAGATGGACCCAAAGAAGGCAAATATGATAATTCCAAACAAAGTTTTGGAGatttatttagaaaaagcaaagatatttctgaaaatgaTTCAAGGCAAAGAATGTTAATGACTAGACGAAGCCTTCCAGTATATAAAGTTAGGGATTCACTTATAAAGCTTATTGGAGAACATATGGTGGTTGTAGTTGTTGGAGAAACTGGAAGTGGAAAAACTACTCAATTAACTCAATATCTCCATGAATTTGGTTATAGTAAACGTGGAATTATAGGATGTACCCAACCAAGAAGGGTAGCTGCTGTAAGTGTAGCACAAAGAGTTGCAGATGAGATGAATGTGGATTTAGGAAAAGAAGTTGGCTATACTATCAgatttgaagattttacAAGTAAATCCACtgttattaaatatatgaCAGATGGTGTTTTAATGAGGGAAAGCTTAAGTGATCCAGAACTTGAACGTTATAGTGCTATTATAATGGATGAAGCTCATGAAAGAAGTCTTAATACTGATGTACTTTTTGGTATATTTAGAAGTGTTTTATCAAATAGAAGAGATTTTAGATTAATAGTAACTTCAGCTACAATGGATTCTGAAAAACTGTCTTCATTTTTTGGTAATGctccaatatttaatattcctGGCCGAACATTTCCAGTTGAAATTGAATACCTTAGATATTTTCCAGATGATTATATTGATGCTGCAGTAAGACAATGCTTGAAGATTCACTGTACTAATCCATTAAGTCTTTTAGAAAATAAGGATAATTCAGATGAAAAGCAGAAAAAAGATGGGgatattttgatatttatgACAGGTCAGGAAGACATTGAAGCTACATGTATTCTTATATCAGAGAAATTAGAGAATCTAATGATCGATGGAGCTGATCCACTTATGATTTTACCTATATATTCACAATTACCTTCAGATTTACAAGCAAAGATATTTAAACCAAGTCCTTATAGAAAAGTAATTGTAGCAACAAATATTGCAGAAACTTCACTTACTTTGGATGGTATTAGATATGTTATAGATTGTGGACTTTGCAAAGTCAAAGTATATAATCCAAAAATAGGTATGGATTCTCTTCAAATTACTCCAATTAGTCAAGCCAACGCATTACAAAGAAGTGGTAGAGCTGGAAGAGTATCTTCTGGAATATGCTATAGAATGTATACAGAACAGACTTTTTTAGCAGATATGCTTCCAAATAGTGTTCCCGAGATCCAAAGaacaaatttatcaaatgttgtattattattgaaatcaTTGGGATCTGAAGATGTTTTCTCATTTCCATTTATAGATCCTCCctcatcttcttcaatttcaacATCTTTATACCAGCTCTGGTCTTTGGGAGCTTTGGATGATAATGGATCTTTAACAGATCTTGGAAGACAAATGGCTAGATTTCCTTTAGATCCTCCATTATCAAAAGTTTTACTAACAGCTAACAAACTAGATTGTTTAATTGAAGCAATTGTAGTTGTTGCAATGCTCACAGTTCCAAGCATTTTCTATAGACCTAAAGATAGACTTGAAGAGGCTGATGCTTCTAGAGAGAAGTTTTCAATACCAGAAAGTGACCATTTAActcttttaaatatttttatccAATGGAAAAGACATGGATCAAATGTAAGGTGGTCAGAAAGGCATTTTTTACATCAGAAAGCATTAATGCGTGTTGAGGAAGTATTTAATCAGATTgttgaaatttattcaaatataatgaGTATGGAGACTATGCCTAGGATTGATTGGAAGCCAAATCCTTTATGTTGGGACAATCTTAGAAAAGCATTTTGCAGTGgttattttcataattCTGCAAAAATACGGGCAATTGGACAGTATGTAAATCTCTCAACCTCTGTTCCAACTTATATTCACCCATCAAGTTCACTCTTTCTTTCAGGAGTAAACCCAGactatttaatttatcatGAAGTAATTATAACTTCAAAGGAAT